The Amphiura filiformis chromosome 12, Afil_fr2py, whole genome shotgun sequence genome includes a region encoding these proteins:
- the LOC140165847 gene encoding LOW QUALITY PROTEIN: uncharacterized protein (The sequence of the model RefSeq protein was modified relative to this genomic sequence to represent the inferred CDS: deleted 1 base in 1 codon) produces MDMDASDHCKDPLHNLQTPSGENTHLPNGGHEETHHISIQDDNPPYQQLRFCSTSCMCMIIGVIITAGSIAMTACSYFADVLARETIIAGNVTEIILDEHLRTRITRYRTIGPVLIGLGSFFILCACVLICEARDRLMKPSEESEKILPKDYHDVDSYRTAASIKAESLAITPDIEFPLASSSSSESQYPVEDGHVCKIHGYDPSDLHERQGSPVVLVHGIKSIDDSFSRSSQELSIRTDSLKRPKDPDKSTNNNSSSDSSPTRVIHLQDSPIRKLPKLQLPPPSPPKTPRLLELSPSKLPVSNSVFPKPVLVKPIKLAPMHPTGNGPLARPSTSNQLLQTDFPSPDPSPVRVPRVHKKKVPEKYPTDTFLLKNLSPESVDLLSSCDSIETTGKDNKSFQYPGNDLLNREQGNPHESSNPADHEEGYMETSLDNMDNMNTPRDQQVTALCNVSAATDQQNQNGGHNGAGSLPDSDMSLRDTNSNVTGSTASVHSRNSHQSPSRARTVPNNKREVVLV; encoded by the exons ATGGACATGGACGCCTCTGACCATTGCAAGGATCCATTACACAATCTCCAAACACCATCCGGGGAAAACACTCATCTACCAAACGGTGGACACGAGGAAACTCATCATATCAGTATCCAAGACGATAATCCTCCATACCAGCAACTTCGGTTCTGTTCCACTTCTTGCATGTGTATGATAATTGGGGTGATTATAACCGCTGGCAGTATAGCCATGACTGCTTGTTCTTATTTTGCTGATGTTCTTGCCAGAGAGACTATTATAGCTGGTAATGTCACTGAAATCATATTAGATGAGCATCTACGTACAAGAATCACCAGATACAGAACCATTGGTCCTGTGTTAATTGGCCTTGGT TCTTTTTTCATTTTATGTGCGTGTGTGTTAATATGTGAAGCCAGAGATAGACTTATGAAACCATCAGAAGAATCTGAGAAAATATTACCTAAGGATTATCATGATGTTGATTCGTATAGGACTGCGGCTTCTATAAAAGCTGAATCGTTAGCAATAACTCCTGATATTGAGTTCCCATTAGCGTCTTCAAGTTCATCAGAGAGTCAATATCCTGTGGAGGATGGACATGTATGTAAGATCCATGGATACGACCCATCTGACTTGCATGAAAGACAAGGATCTCCTGTTGTGCTTGTTCATGGAATTAAATCAATTGATGATAGCTTTAGTAGATCCTCTCAGGAGCTTTCAATTAGAACAGATTCTTTGAAAAGACCTAAAGATCCTGATAAATCCACTAATAACAACTCATCAAGTGACTCATCACCGACCCGGGTTATCCATCTACAGGATAGCCCGATACGAAAACTTCCTAAATTGCAGCTTCCACCGCCTTCGCCGCCTAAAACCCCAAGACTACTCGAACTGAGCCCCAGCAAACTTCCTGTAAGCAATAGTGTCTTTCCTAAACCAGTGTTGGTAAAACCTATAAAACTTGCGCCAATGCATCCTACCGGTAACGGCCCGCTTGCCCGGCCTTCAACTAGTAATCAGTTACTACAAACAGATTTTCCAAGTCCTGATCCTTCGCCTGTTCGTGTTCCACGAGTTCACAAGAAGAAAGTTCCAGAAAAGTACCCGAcagatacatttttattaaaaaatttgtCACCTGAAAGCGTAGATTTATTGTCATCATGTGATTCAATAGAAACGACTGGGAAAGACAACAAATCGTTTCAATATCCAGGGAATGACTTATTAAACCGTGAACAAGGAAATCCACATGAGAGTTCGAATCCTGCTGATCATGAAGAAGGTTACATGGAGACAAGTTTAGATAATATGGATAACATGAACACACCACGTGATCAACAAGTAACAGCTTTATGCAATGTTTCTGCTGCAACTGATCAACAaaaccaaaatggcggccacAATGGTGCTGGTAGTTTGCCCGATTCTGACATGTCGCTACGAGATACTAATTCTAACGTTACTGGATCTACTGCATCCGTCCATAGTCGTAACTCACACCAAAGCCCAAGTAGAGCTAGGACTGTTCCTAATAATAAAAGAGAGGTAGTTTTGGTAtaa